CCTTCCAAATCGGTTCACGCCCCAACTTCTTCAAATCACGTTCCACTTCAACCGCTTTCCGTTCATCGCTGACATGGAACTGCTCCAATGTCTGGGGATAACTGTAATATCCCCCCGGCTCTGTCTTACTTTCCGCACTCATGGTTGTTACGCCCAGTGTTGCCATGTTATTCCGGATTTCTGCGCTTTCGCGGGTAGAATAGGAGATGTCCACATCATGGTCGAAGATACGCATGGCGAATGTCAGTTGTGCCAGCTCACGGTCGTTCATGATAACGTTCGGTTGGAAACCGCCATTTTCCGATGGGCGCATACGTGGGAAGTTTACGCTGTATTTGGTTTTCCAATAATGTTTTTGCAGATAGCGCAGATGATATGCCATCATCGTTACATCTGTCCGCCATTCTTCCAGACCGATAAGGACACCCATGCCAATCTTATGTACACCTGCCTGTCCCATGCGGTCAAAACCGTTGACACGCCATTCAAATTTAGACTTCATGCCTCTTGGATGATACGTCTTGTAGTTTGCTTTGTTATAAGTTTCCTGGAAACAGATTACACCGTTCAGTCCATGTTTTGTCAGTTCCTTATACTCTTCCGCTTTAAGCGGCATTACCTCAATTTGTAGATTGCTGAAATAAGGCTTTGCCAAATCCAGCGCACGGGCGATATACGGAACTCCGGCTGCCGCAGGGTTCTCACCCGTCACGAGCAGGAGATTCTCAAAAGGAGCCAACCGCTTGATGGCTTTGTATTCATTGATAATCTCTTCCTCTGTCAGTATCGTCCTCTTCATCGGATTGCTGATGTGGAAGCCGCAATAGACACAGGAGTTAGTACATGAATTGGTCAGATAGAGCGGGACAAACATGGAGATTGTTTTGCCGAACCGTTCCATCGTGTATTTTTGGCTGAGGCGTGCCATCACTTCCAGATAAGGAGTGGCAGCGGGTGAAATCAGCGCCATAAAGTCGTTGACGTCCAAATGCTCTTTCTTGCCTAGCGCACGGCGTACGTCGGCATCTGTTTTGGAATAGATGGCTTTTGTCGTCTCTTCCCAGGATATTTTTTCTAATTCGTCTGAGAACATTCTTATTAAATTAAAAATTAAAAATTGAGAATTGAAAAATGAGGTTGAGAGGTTGTCAGAACCTTTTCCCTCTTTTTACTTCTTACTCTTTTTTAAGTCACGTGATAACCGCATCGCACAGAAGTTCGGGCCGCACATCGTGCAATATTCTCCGTCGATATGATGTCCTGCACGGAAATATGTCTGTGCCCGTTCTGGGTCGAGGGACAAGTCGAACTGGTCTTTCCAGCGGAATTCATAACGCGCTTTGCTCAGTGCATTGTCCCGTACCTGTGCGCCCGGATGCCCTTTGGCAAGGTCTGCGGCGTGAGCGGCAATTTTATAGGTGATGACTCCTACGCGTACATCCTCTTTATCCGGCAAGGCAAGGTGTTCTTTCGGAGTTACATAACAAAGCATTGCCGTACCCAACCAGCCTATCTGTGCTGCACCGATAGCAGAAGTGATATGGTCGTATCCCGGAGCAATATCCGTCACCAACGGGCCGAGCGTATAGAATGGCGCATCGTGGCACTTCTCAATCTGGCGTTCCATATTCTCCTTAATCTTGTGCATCGGCACATGACCGGGTCCTTCGATAAATGCCTGCACATTCTTGTCCCAGGCGCGGAGCACGAGTTCTCCCATCGTGTCCAGTTCTGCAAATTGGGCTTCATCATTGGCATCATAGATGGAACCCGGACGCAGTCCGTCACCTAAGGATACCGCTACATCATATTCTGCCAGAATATCACAAATATCGTCAAAGTGCTCGTACAAGAAACTTTCCCGGTCGTGAACCAGACACCATTTGCTCATAATACTTCCCCCACGGCTGACAATGCCGCACAACCGCTTGTCGGCAAGGTGCACATTATGGCGACGGATACCCGCATGAATCGTAAAATAATCCACTCCCTGCTCACATTGCTCAATCAAAGTGTCCCGGTAGATTTCCCAAGTCAGGTCTTCCACTACACCGTTTACCTTTTCGAGTGCCTGATAGATAGGAACCGTGCCGACCGGAACGGGACAGTTGCGGATAATCCACTCGCGTGTCTCGTGGATGTTCTCTCCTGTGGAGAGGTCCATCAGAGTGTCACCGCCCCATTTGCAGCTCCACAATGCTTTTTCCACCTCTTCATCAATGCTCGAAGTAGTAGCCGAGTTTCCGATATTCGTATTGATTTTTACCAGGAAGTTACGTCCGATAATCATCGGTTCCGCTTCCGGATGGTTGATGTTGGCAGGCAGTACGGCACGACCTTCAGCTATTTCCTTGCGGACAAATTCGGGAGTGATATGCGTCTTGATTCCCAATTCCTCGCAATTCATATTTTCGCGGATGGCTACGTATTCCATTTCGGGGGTAATGATGCCTCTTTTCGCATATGCCATTTGAGTGATAGCTTCTCCCTTTTTCGCGCGATAGGGCAGGGAGATATGTTCAAAACGCAGGTGGTCGAGACTTTTATCATCCCGTCTCATCCGTCCGTATTCAGAGGTGATTTCAGGAAGCTGTTCCACATCACCGCGACCGACAATCCATTCTTCGCGCATTCGCGGCAACCCTTTTTTAAGGTCGATATTCATCTCTGTATCACTGAACGGTCCGCTGGTGTCATATACATATACCTCGGGGTTCGGTGTCGCTATCTTTTCTTCGCCTTCAAAACTGACACTGGGCACTTGTTCCACTTTCCGCATAGCCACACGGATATTCGGAAAAAGTTTGCCGGGTAAATATACTTTTTGAGAGCGGGGGAATTTTATTCTTTGTTCCATAATTGTTGTTTTATTGTCAACTACTTATTCATGATTATTTATTCAGAAAAGCAGTCAGAGGTGAGCTTGCTTCCGCTATGAAATTATCGGCTTGCAGCCCTAATACCGCTTCGTAAGCCTGTCTTCCGGCTTCGGTGGCAACTTTGAAAGCCCTTGCCATCTCTACCGGGTTTCCGGCAACGGCGATTGCCGTGTTCACCAATACGGCAGAAGCTCCCAGCTCCATCGCTTCGGCAGCATGGCTTGGCGCGCCGATACCGGCATCCACTACAACGGGGATACCCGCTTGTTCGATAATGATTTGCAGGAATTCTTTGGTTTGCAGACCTTTATTTGTGCCAATCGGAGCACCGAGCGGCATAACGGTCGCTGCGCCGGCTTCTTCCAGACGCTTGCAGAGCACAGGGTCGGCCTGGCAATAAGGCAATACGACAAAGCCTAGTTTCACCAGCTCTTCCGTAGCTTTCAATGTCTCGATAGAGTCGGGAAGCAGATAACGGGGGTCGGGATGGATTTCCAGTTTCAGCCAGTTTGTTCCAAAGGCTTCACGGGCCAGTTGTGCGGCGAATATAGCTTCTTCCGCATCGCGCACGCCGGAAGTATTGGGCAATAACTGGATATTCGGATGGATAATATGTTTCAGCATGTCGTCCTCTTTGTTGTCCATGTCGATACGTTTCATGGCAACCGTAACCATCTCTGTGCCCGAAGCCAGGATGGACTGTTCCATTACTTCATTGGAATTGAATTTCCCTGTTCCCAGGAAAAGGCGGGAGTTAAACTCGCGTCCTGCAATTACTAACTTTTCCATTTTGTGTATTTTAGTTGATTATTCAAATTTTGTTCTTCTGTCTGAATTAAAATCCCATTTATCATCTGACAAATTATTAATCACTATCAATGATTCTCCGTGTTTCCTCTACCGGATTCTCCGCCCGGAGAATCGTGCCGGACATGGCAATCCCGTTGACTCCTGTACGGAGAATGGCGGGAATATCCTCAGCGGTAATTCCACCGATAGCCACGACAGGCAGTTCGATGTTCGCTTCTTTCATCTGCGACATGATAGCGACATATCCTTCCAAACCCAGTACAGGGCTCAGATTCTTTTTGGTAGTAGTAAACCGGAAGGGACCGATGCCGAGATAATCGGCTCCGGCACGGTAATGCTGTATGACATCTTCGAATGTATTCGCCGTACCACCGATGATAAAGGCTTCTCCGAGTATCTGTCGTGCCTGGTCGATAGGCATATCTTTCTTACCCAGATGCACTCCATCCACTTCGAGCTTCTTGGCCAGTTCGACGTGGTCGTCGAGAATTAACATAGCTTCATGCTCTTTGCAAAGCGGTTTCAGTTGCAGAGCTACTGCTTCCACCTCTTCGAGAGAAACTTCCTTCATGCGTAATTGAATCCATTTGCATCCGCCTTCGAGAGCCATGCGTGCCGATTCGAGGTACGAATACCGTTCGGTCTGATGCGTGATAAATTGTAGACTGACCATTCCGTTATCCCCCGCAAGCCGCTTTGATAATAACCAGGTTGTCGTTCTCATGAAGCGTGAAACGTTTCCACTCGGTGCGTGGAATCATTTTGTTGTTTACGGCGATAGCGATGCCCTGAACCGGAAGTTCGAGTTGCGCTGTCAGTTGTGTAAGGGTAGAGTCGGGAATCATTTCCACCTCTTTGTTGTTCACTTGTACTTTCATTGTCCTATCAGAATAAATAAGTTGAAAGTAAATACAAAGAGCGTGCTTTTATAGAAAGGCGATAAGAAGAAACACAATCCCTACGTCAGTACTAACTGCATCAGGTTCCTAGGGTATAATCTCAGCCCCTCATGGGGCACCCCTTTGTCTTTACGGAGGCAAAGTAAGCGAAAAAGAAACAGAAAAACACTAAATCATCAGATTTTTTTCATTATTGTCGTAAAAAAAGGCCGCTGTGATTTTCACAGCGACCTTTTCATTAGTATAGTTTAGTTAATAAATCCAGTTACATTCTTTTTTCAACCACATTCCAGTCGATAATGTCCCACAAGGCGTTGATGTGGTCGGCACGG
This portion of the Bacteroides acidifaciens genome encodes:
- the thiH gene encoding 2-iminoacetate synthase ThiH, whose product is MFSDELEKISWEETTKAIYSKTDADVRRALGKKEHLDVNDFMALISPAATPYLEVMARLSQKYTMERFGKTISMFVPLYLTNSCTNSCVYCGFHISNPMKRTILTEEEIINEYKAIKRLAPFENLLLVTGENPAAAGVPYIARALDLAKPYFSNLQIEVMPLKAEEYKELTKHGLNGVICFQETYNKANYKTYHPRGMKSKFEWRVNGFDRMGQAGVHKIGMGVLIGLEEWRTDVTMMAYHLRYLQKHYWKTKYSVNFPRMRPSENGGFQPNVIMNDRELAQLTFAMRIFDHDVDISYSTRESAEIRNNMATLGVTTMSAESKTEPGGYYSYPQTLEQFHVSDERKAVEVERDLKKLGREPIWKDWDQSFDFKR
- the thiC gene encoding phosphomethylpyrimidine synthase ThiC, translating into MEQRIKFPRSQKVYLPGKLFPNIRVAMRKVEQVPSVSFEGEEKIATPNPEVYVYDTSGPFSDTEMNIDLKKGLPRMREEWIVGRGDVEQLPEITSEYGRMRRDDKSLDHLRFEHISLPYRAKKGEAITQMAYAKRGIITPEMEYVAIRENMNCEELGIKTHITPEFVRKEIAEGRAVLPANINHPEAEPMIIGRNFLVKINTNIGNSATTSSIDEEVEKALWSCKWGGDTLMDLSTGENIHETREWIIRNCPVPVGTVPIYQALEKVNGVVEDLTWEIYRDTLIEQCEQGVDYFTIHAGIRRHNVHLADKRLCGIVSRGGSIMSKWCLVHDRESFLYEHFDDICDILAEYDVAVSLGDGLRPGSIYDANDEAQFAELDTMGELVLRAWDKNVQAFIEGPGHVPMHKIKENMERQIEKCHDAPFYTLGPLVTDIAPGYDHITSAIGAAQIGWLGTAMLCYVTPKEHLALPDKEDVRVGVITYKIAAHAADLAKGHPGAQVRDNALSKARYEFRWKDQFDLSLDPERAQTYFRAGHHIDGEYCTMCGPNFCAMRLSRDLKKSKK
- a CDS encoding thiazole synthase codes for the protein MEKLVIAGREFNSRLFLGTGKFNSNEVMEQSILASGTEMVTVAMKRIDMDNKEDDMLKHIIHPNIQLLPNTSGVRDAEEAIFAAQLAREAFGTNWLKLEIHPDPRYLLPDSIETLKATEELVKLGFVVLPYCQADPVLCKRLEEAGAATVMPLGAPIGTNKGLQTKEFLQIIIEQAGIPVVVDAGIGAPSHAAEAMELGASAVLVNTAIAVAGNPVEMARAFKVATEAGRQAYEAVLGLQADNFIAEASSPLTAFLNK
- a CDS encoding thiamine phosphate synthase → MVSLQFITHQTERYSYLESARMALEGGCKWIQLRMKEVSLEEVEAVALQLKPLCKEHEAMLILDDHVELAKKLEVDGVHLGKKDMPIDQARQILGEAFIIGGTANTFEDVIQHYRAGADYLGIGPFRFTTTKKNLSPVLGLEGYVAIMSQMKEANIELPVVAIGGITAEDIPAILRTGVNGIAMSGTILRAENPVEETRRIIDSD
- the thiS gene encoding sulfur carrier protein ThiS; this translates as MKVQVNNKEVEMIPDSTLTQLTAQLELPVQGIAIAVNNKMIPRTEWKRFTLHENDNLVIIKAACGG